The region tccgggtttggccgttgtaggccgtcattgtaaataataatttgttcttaactgacttgcctagttaaataaaggtaccatttttttaaatgataataataataataatttgttgagCCTTTACTACCCTGTAATGTTGAGGTTTTATTATGAAATCTTTTCTGTTATTACAGCTCAAGAGGAAGAACTGAAAGCCTTGAAGAAGAGCTTATCAACTGGTAAGAGCAAGGTTCCACTCTGCCTCAAAGTGGCATCTATCTATTTATGATCTTCTTGATATCTACTTGATTGTTCGttcattaattcattaattcattccCCAGCCCAGCCAAAGGTGGCCTTCTCTGTAGCTCTCAGAGACTCTGGCAGTGGGAATATTGGACCTTTCACCACCAATACCCCTTTACAGTACAAAAGAGTCTTCTCCAACACCGGCAGTAGCTACAATCCTGCTACaggtacggtgtgtgtgtgtgtgcgtgcgtgcgtgtgcgtgagtgcgTTGTCAATCAAGTAGTGTTATTTATCTCCCTTCATAGGCATCTTCACAGCCATGGTCAGAGGGATGTACTGCTTCCGCTACTCCATGTACAGCAACAACTCTGGCCGTCCCAACTCTGTCGTGTCTCTGATGAAGAACAGTGAGCTGCTGGTTACTACATGGAACACTGATGACAGTATGAATGTCCACGAAAGCGCGAGCAACGCAGCGGTAGTACAATTGGAGGTGGGAGACAGTGTTTACATCCAGCTCTGGGCTAACAGGGTCCTCTATGATGACAGTAATAACTATAACACCTTTACTGGGTTCCTACTGTTCACCGTGTAACAACACTAGTTGATTTAACTGAGGTTTTGTAAAAATTTGAATTGATTGACAAGATATTCATTTGGCCACACAGTATAGGTTTTCAAACAAATACATCATAACTGTATAAGAGTGAAACGAAATAAAAGTGAATTGGCTTACTGTATTTTATCTGGTGGTTTTCTGGCCCCTTCCTGACTAATGTGTTGAAACAGATCTATTTGGATCTGTACATTTCTCCTGAGGCCACTAGCTAGGGCATTACCTAATGTAATATTATGACAGGGTATTAGTGTGCTGCTGGTCCCTGTGCTGTGACAGTCAGTTGACACCATGGAAATCCTGTGGGCTGAGCTGCTCGCTGCTGCTGCCAGAGAGGCTGAATCAACGACACAACGTCTAAACAACAGGCCCACTGCGGCCAAGGCCATTGTCTTACCTTTGTActgacgttgtgtgtgtgtcctgtggatGCGCGTACACACGTCATATATCACCACAGAGGAGCCATAATGACAAGCTGCAGGAACACTGAATGCATATAGTCGCtggtgaaagtctacacaccccttgcgcagtcttcacattttgctgccttcaaaataaatcttTAAAGGGATTCAATTCGATTTTTTCCCCCCTACTAatatacacaacctactccacattatcaaagtagaagaaaaattataaacccccccccccacacacaaaaaataatgtCTATATTACGTATGTCGTCACACCCCTgtgttaatacttggtggaagcacctttggcagccattacagctagGAATCGTTTTGAATACGATTCTgccaactcttagggcaacataaactcagcaaaaaaaagagacGTCCTCTCGctctcaactgtgtttattttcagcaaacttaacatgtgtaaatatttgtatgaatataacaagattcaacaactgagacataaactgaacaagttccacagatatgtgactaacataaatggaataatgtgtcgttgaacaaaggggggtcaaaatcaaaagtaagtcagtatctggtgtggccaccagctgcattaagtactgcagtgcatctcctcctcatggactgcaccagatttgcccgttcttgctgtgcgatgttaccccactcttccaaaaatgtacctgcaagttcctggacatgtctgtggggaatggccctagccctcaccctctgatccaacaggtcccagacgtgctcaataggattgagatccaggctcttcgctggccatggcagaacactaacattcctgtctttcaggaaatcacgcacagaacgagcagtatggcttgtggcattgtcaaatccgaccatcacccctgccttgagtcaaaactgcaactcgtcagtgaagagcactttttgccagttctgtctggtccagcgacggtgggtttgtgcccataggcgacattgttgccagtgatgtctggtgaggacctgccttacaacaggcctactagccctcagttcagcctctctcagcctattgcggacagtctgagcactgatggagggattgtgcgttcctggtgtaactcggccagttgttgttgccatcctgtacctgtcccgcaggtatgatgttcggatgtaccgatcctgtgcaggtgttgttacacgtggtctgccgctgcgaggatgatcagctgtccgtcctgtctccctgtagcgctgtctgaggcgtctcacagtacagacaatttattgcaatttattgccctggccacatctgcagtcctcatgcctccttgtagcatgcctaaggcacgttcacgcagatgagcagggactctgggcatctttcttttggtgtttttcagagtcagtagaaaggcgtctttagtgtcctaagttttaataactgtgaccttaattgcctaccgtctctaagctgtttgtgtcttaacaaccgttccacaggtgcatgttcattcattgtttatggttcattgaacaagcatggaaaacagtgtttaaaccctttacaatgaagatctgtgaagttatttggatttttacgaattatctttgaaagacaaggtcctgaaaaagggacgtttcttttttttgctgagtttatatccattgtttttgtcaaaatttcTCATgttttgtcacggccgtcaaaaggaggagaccaaggcgcagcgttgtatgcgtacattcttctttaatataagaatgaacactgaacaaaacgaaccgtgaagc is a window of Salvelinus sp. IW2-2015 linkage group LG5, ASM291031v2, whole genome shotgun sequence DNA encoding:
- the LOC111963627 gene encoding complement C1q-like protein 2, translating into MKEVLALLLLSLCCCLSRGLGDNRDSEGYQGTGASLAVCLPDTCALFRELAAMKERLGTMDQTQAALKESFGAMGQKLGAVETKLQGSESQVEELKKVNTAQEEELKALKKSLSTAQPKVAFSVALRDSGSGNIGPFTTNTPLQYKRVFSNTGSSYNPATGIFTAMVRGMYCFRYSMYSNNSGRPNSVVSLMKNSELLVTTWNTDDSMNVHESASNAAVVQLEVGDSVYIQLWANRVLYDDSNNYNTFTGFLLFTV